A part of Rhipicephalus microplus isolate Deutch F79 chromosome 8, USDA_Rmic, whole genome shotgun sequence genomic DNA contains:
- the LOC119164419 gene encoding mitochondrial inner membrane protein Mpv17 — translation MRQAWSLYTRVMHDHPVKTQLITTATVMLSGDLIAQKVLERRTDIDVPRAARFFVMGVAFVGPALRVWYLALERIIGSGGGRAMVIKKVFLDQAVFTPVFLPSFLVTLGALQQRSWDSIKDTLRADYLPILKANYMLWPAAQLINFSLVPLNYRVPFASCVALVWNTYLAWKANRMQLA, via the exons ATGCGGCAGGCATGGAGCCTCTACACGCGTGTGATGCACGACCACCCAGTGAAGACGCAGCTTATCACCACGGCTACCGTGATGCTGTCGGGCGACTTGATCGCCCAGAAAGTGCTCGAACGACGGACGGATATCGATGTGCCACGAGCGGCGAG GTTCTTCGTCATGGGCGTGGCATTCGTTGGTCCCGCTCTCCGTGTCTGGTACCTTGCACTCGAACGCATCATCGGCAGCGGGGGCGGGCGAGCGATGGTCATCAAAAAGGTGTTCCTCGACCAAGCCGTGTTCACTCCGGTGTTCCTACCAAGCTTTCTGGTGACTCTCGGTGCGCTCCAGCAACGCTCGTGGGACAGCATTAAGGACACCTTGCGAGCCGACTACCTGCCCATCCTGAAGGCAAATTACATGCTCTGGCCCGCGGCACAGCTTATCAACTTTAGCTTGGTTCCTCTTAATTACCGAGTACCATTTGCAAGCTGTGTGGCACTCGTCTGGAACACTTACTTGGCTTGGAAGGCCAACAGGATGCAGCTGGCGTAA